Proteins co-encoded in one Populus trichocarpa isolate Nisqually-1 chromosome 10, P.trichocarpa_v4.1, whole genome shotgun sequence genomic window:
- the LOC18102283 gene encoding G-type lectin S-receptor-like serine/threonine-protein kinase At4g27290 has translation MDSIPMLVFCFISFLIVRTATPTDTINTAQFIRDGDTIVSAGGTYELGFFSPGKSKSRYLGIWYGKISVQTAVWVANRETPLNDSSGVVRLTNQGLLVLLNRSGSIIWSSNTSTPARNPVAQLLDSGNLVVKEEGDNNMENSLWQSFDYPGNTLIPGMKVGRNIKTGMDWYVTSWKSPDDPSRGNITGILVPEGYPELLLLEDSKPKHRAGPWNGLQFSGMPQVKPNPVYIFEFVYNDKEIYYTEQLHNSSRHWRVVLPQSGDIQHILWIEQTQSWLLYETANTDNCETYALCGANGICSINNSPVCNCLKGFEPKVPRDWDKTDWSSGCVRKTALNCSRDGFRKLRGVKMPETRKSWFNRSMDLEECKNTCLKNCSCTAYTNLDIRDGGSGCLLWFNDLIDMRTFVQNEQDIFIRMDASELGLDTVQTRQASGTGCGIKS, from the coding sequence ATGGATTCCATCCCCATGCTTGTTTTctgcttcatttcatttctgatTGTAAGAACAGCCACACCTACTGACACCATAAACACAGCTCAGTTCATTAGAGATGGAGACACTATAGTTTCAGCTGGCGGGACCTATGAATTAGGATTTTTCAGCCCCGGGAAATCCAAAAGCCGATACTTGGGGATATGGTATGGCAAAATATCTGTCCAGACAGCAGTTTGGGTTGCCAACAGAGAAACTCCACTTAACGATTCATCAGGAGTTGTAAGGCTCACCAACCAAGGACTTCTTGTTCTTCTCAATCGTAGTGGAAGCATCATTTGGTCTTCCAACACATCAACACCTGCTAGGAATCCAGTTGCGCAGCTTTTGGATTCAGGAAACCTTGTTGTGAAAGAGGAGGGTGATAATAACATGGAGAACTCCTTGTGGCAGAGTTTTGATTATCCAGGCAACACACTAATACCGGGCATGAAGGTAGGACGGAATATCAAAACTGGCATGGACTGGTACGTGACATCATGGAAGTCACCTGATGATCCTTCCAGAGGTAATATTACAGGCATCCTTGTTCCTGAAGGATATCCGGAGTTACTACTGTTGGAAGATTCGAAACCGAAGCATCGAGCTGGGCCATGGAATGGCTTGCAGTTCAGTGGCATGCCTCAAGTAAAACCAAATCCCGTGTAcatatttgaatttgtttataatgACAAGGAGATATATTACACAGAGCAACTTCATAATAGCTCAAGGCATTGGAGGGTCGTCTTACCTCAGAGTGGTGATATCCAGCACATTCTCTGGATCGAGCAAACTCAAAGTTGGCTTCTTTATGAAACAGCAAATACAGATAATTGTGAAACTTATGCACTCTGTGGCGCAAATGGTATCTGTAGCATTAACAACTCTCCGGTGTGTAACTGCTTGAAAGGATTTGAACCAAAAGTTCCTAGAGACTGGGACAAGACAGATTGGTCAAGTGGTTGCGTTAGAAAGACTGCACTAAATTGTTCCAGAGATGGGTTTCGGAAGCTCAGAGGTGTGAAGATGCCGGAGACAAGAAAATCATGGTTCAACAGGAGTATGGACCTGGAGGAGTGCAAGAACACATGCTTGAAGAACTGCAGCTGTACTGCGTATACAAACCTGGACATCAGGGATGGAGGAAGTGGTTGCTTGCTTTGGTTCAATGATTTGATTGATATGAGAACTTTCGTTCAAAATGAGCAAGACATTTTTATACGGATGGATGCATCAGAACTAG